A stretch of DNA from Tachysurus vachellii isolate PV-2020 chromosome 4, HZAU_Pvac_v1, whole genome shotgun sequence:
CTGCAGGTACTGTCAGCAGGTCCTGAACGAGACGGTTCGCACGGCTAAACTCACCCCGATCGCAGCCAGACTGCAGGAGGTGGAAGGGAAGGTGGACGAACATGTTATTCCCAAAGAGGTCAGTAGTCTTCATGCTGACACGGTTAtcatgtaaggaataaaacactgggaCTTCAGGGAGTAACAGTGACTCTGCTTCACATCAGGCAACATCACAGCACCTCgctgttaattatttattttatttattccttacttacaaaacattaacacacatgcaACATATTCACTTTAGtaataacagtgtttattataattaaatcttaaacaattttatttatacattatacactttatttttttttttttatttttttttttttttttttttttactatatatgtctctctatttgtttttcatttttttttgtctgttttttttgttcacttttaaaGCACATGGATCTGCTCTGTAAATGTAGGAAAGattctgtaaaaatatttatttatttacaatttttaaaattcttttaaaaaagattgTGGGAAAGTATTCTGAATATTACTTTTAgtataaaaataactttttttaaataattaaaaaaaaaacattgtaggGATTTTTTGACACGAGTTAGTGTGTGTTGCTTTAATAAtttctgtgcttttctttttctattaaaCAGACTTTGGTTATCTACGCTCTCGGTGTCGTTCTTCAAGATGCAGACACTTGGACATTAccatacaggtgtgtgtgtgtgtctgagattgacATCAGGATGCATTGAACCCCATTTTACACTCAATCACAACAAAAGTCAAACTagtttacttatttgtttgtatcAGTAGTACATTGAGTTCACAGCGACTTCCGGCTTTTGAGGAAAATGCGAACCCACCAAACAGTCTTTATGGCACAAATCAGAACAAATGAATATGAACGGATCTGGTTTTGTTTCCATGTCGACAGATGTTAAACTTTTTCATTCAGGTTCAATCCAGATCGTTTTACAGATGAAGCGGTGACGAAGAGCTTCTCGCTGTTGGGTTTTTCAGGAAATCAGGCCTGCCCTGAGCTTAGGTAAAATGAGGAAATATTCACTAAGAGTTTGTGATAATgtcaaaacataaaacattctcCTCTCTTTAATTCCGCTCTCAGATTTGCGTACACGGTGGCAACGGTGCTGCTGAGCTCGCTGGTGCGTAGGCTACGGCTGCACCACCTCAAGGGCCAGGTAGTGGAGTCCAGGTACGAGCTTGTGACCACGCCGAAAGATGACACCTGGATCACAGTGAGCAAGAGGAACTGATTCAGCAGATTCTTGAAGTATTGCACACAACCATAAAGGACACTGTGAAGAGATCAAGTTTCCAGGACGTCGAAAGTAGTGCTGTGTTAATAGTCATCAGATATGACCAATGGAACAAGAAGAACGATTTCTAATGCCTTACGTGTTATAAAGTTCTAACGAGTCAttttaatgaatcatttaataACTGATTCATCTTAGATAAATAACTTGTTTCATAGTATATTTCCATCGATGAAAAATACCTTGTTTGCTGttattttagtaataaatatgaaaatttgTTTGTTACAAGGTTTAATAATTTAACAGAAGAATTCTGTATTTGTACATAGTCGGGTGCAAAAATTTACACACCCTTTGGGCCAAATGAAGAAGGCAGATGTTTCTTCATTACATTTGTAATTTTAAGATGATCGTGTGAGGAAGAAATAAACTGCATCACATTACGCTGATTACACAATACGAGTCTCTTTGTGTCTTTATGTACACATTGTAAATTGTCAGAtatataacttaaaaaaatatttaaaataaaattctacagCACTATGCACTGTGTTAATCCACAAGCCACACAATCAGGACGCAGCAACGTCCGAATTTCCTGAAGATtgtggagagaagaaaagaaagatgttATATGCATGTTTCTTGTTTCAAagtttcaaaaaaaaacattattattaaaaaattactaGTGTTAAAAGtatcttttaatttttaaacctgaatgttttaaaatgttttgaatattAAATGAGTAATTTTTACTGATTGTTCCTTATTTTTCCATCGTTCAGAGACCAGAGGATCACAGCAACGTtttgactttctttcttttttatttctttatttctttattttacatttttttattcaacgtTGTCTTCTGTAGTACGTGATCGTGTTTAataactttattatatatttaaaaataacaacaaaaaaaaaacaggacattttTTGACACACTGTGTATTTAAATCCAcatataaaatagattttataataaatgtataatttatataaattatataaatatatacacatataaaataaacacgaCAACACATGGCATGTGAAATGTCACGTTACACAAAACAATTCTTTTTAGAagacataaaaatattatttcttgTTTGTTGTGCTCTGAATGTGCACAGAATCTTaaaattaggatttttttttaaatcactctcTCAAACAACCAAGACAAATGGATCTTAAATGTCCTGGAGAAACATGAGCgcactgcgcatgcgtaaatctTTGCACCGCGCTTGCGCAGTCCGCTCCCGAAATCCTGGAGCCACGGATCCGGGATTGTGTGACAGGCAGCTAGTAAAAAGATGTGAAGATGGCGGAGTTACAAATGCTTTTGGAAGAAGAGATTCCTGCGGGCAGAGGTGCTTTACTGGACAGCTATGCGAATTTAGAGCGGGTCGCTGAATACTGCGAGAGCAATTATATTCAGGTAAATCACCAAATCTCAATGTATAAACATCCTCAGTAGTAAAATTGCTCGGATGGATCGAAATCACGGCCGTATCCCAAATGGCTGCTCATTGCTTAACGTAGTGCGCTACATAGGGCGTGACGTAATGACGTTTACGTCACATCTAGTGCGCAGTGCAACACTGTTGAATGTTGTTCGGGACGCAGCCATCGAGTGCTGTGGAATGATGCAAACAGCCActgatgctagctagctagctatagGCTAACTCGCTTGTTCGACGACAGCAAGGCTGTGTTGCATTACATAACATAACGacgtgttattgttgttgttattattattaatattagtagtaatagAATTAATTTAAAGCTGTAATATTTTAACCAGACGATATAAGCGTTTAATTCTTTACATTTAAGCGGCCATTTTGTTTACAGATATTTAGCTGACTCTAGTTCTCTCTAGTcgttttcttactttttttttttacacactcaTGACATTTAAATACATCAGTAACTTAAACGTTAATACTTTGTTTGATTCATATAGTCGACGATATTGGCGAGTAAAATTGGTTTGCACGACGCAGCCAGGAGCTAAAGACAgaatactggtgtgtgtgtgtgtgtgtgtgtgtgtgtgtgtggggaaaaaacaacaaatcttaGAGGTACTTAAAGGAAAAACTCCACCTCGAAAGATGTCGATTGTGTTCAGGGAGAAATTGCTGTTATGTGTGAAGTGATTCTGGTGCGAATTTGTTGGCTGGTGGCTGTATTTTTTGTGATCCTTGTGAGAAGTGAGAGGTCGTGTCccctgatgacgtcacgtggtgGTGTTTGGGGGGGCGTTTGTGCAGCTGTTAACAGATGTTAACaccatcacgtgacgtcatcagggGACACGACCTCCCACTTCTCAACAGACTGTCGAATGATAACGGAAGAACCTTCATGAAGACTTTCTCGTGGTGAAAAACAtgaacccccccaaaaaaaaagacaacttgaaaagtgctgaaactggagactccttccttccttgttgTTTTAGAAATGGCGTATTTGAACGAGCACATAttatggtaaaaaaataaagcaaaaacctAATGTATGATGACCTAATTGGatgatgtgggatgtggtagctcagtggctaaggtattggactactgatcggaaggtcatgggttcgtaccccaggatcaagctgccactgctgggcccttaaccctcaattgctcagttgtaagtcactctggataagggtgtctgctaaatgctgtaaatgtaaaaatgtaatggaTGACAGCCGGAGTGAATCTCTGACTCGCTGTTACGATAAAAGAATCAACTGAATCAGATTGGCcagaattaaatgttaaatgtaaaagcTTACACgagtgaagtttttttttttttctcaacgcTGTGCCTGAACGTCAGTAGATATTTTAGTACGTCGACTTTGAACACGACAAACTGGTTATGTAAAGCATCAATCTctattaaaagattttttttttggttaccTCAGGCAggataggagtgtgtgtatatttatagcCATAATTTTGTTCAAGTAGACCGATCTGGTGCTGCGAGTTTCCTCCTCAGAGACCAGAACCCAGATTCCCAAAAGCTTCGCAGATCATTTTTCCTGTTAGCGAGTGTGTGTTCGTTCCTGTAGCAGCAGGAGATGTGGGGTGTAggataaaatattcattcataatatgtatacatataatatatagtcATTTCTTACTCTCCAGCACAAGTTGATACCACTCTGGTTATGATGGTGTGTGACATTCACATCCTTTCTTGGTCCAGATCGATTTTCTTGAAAGAACGGTTTAACTTTTTGAGAAGACTGAATTTGTGGTATttcgtgtgtgttcactttCAGGAAACTGtcgagtgtttgtgtgaatgaagCCATCCGTTTCGGTCACAGCTGTGGACAAATTATAAATTTGTTTGTCGAGTCGAAGAAGTGTCGTCAGGACTAAAATCCCCTTAACAGGAacgttgaatgtgtgtgcatgtgtgtgtgtgtgtgtgtgtgtgcgtgtgtgtgtgtgtgtatatatatatatatatatatatatatatatatatatatatatatgtgtgtgtgtataatacaaAACTGTAACATTACTTCAGCCTTCAAGTTTACTAAACTTGTTgattatgtatatacataatttGTCACAATGCCTTATTGAGATGTTGTCATTAAacctttatgttaaaaaaaaaaaaaaaatccaagtgCACCAATCTGACGTTAACATTCGGTGCTTTACAGACGGAGAGGAAAcgtgaagagagagaaatgtttgtCTTCAGAGCTGAGCTTTCTTTAAATGGCAGACATGCTCCATTTTTTAAAAGTCTGTACACAGGTCTGCATGCAACCAAGTGAGCTCTGTCTTATGTCTGTGcctttctttaattttaatatGAAGACATCTCACCGTTCACGGCGAGAAAACTAAGAAAAAGAATCAGTTCAGCCttgaacaaataaaagcaagaaaaaCGACAGTTTGCACAGTTCACTGTCCACTCGCCCACATTTATCTGctaacacacacgtgtacattTACACCCGCTCCCATTTATCGTCCGCTCTTCCTTTAAGTGACTGTGTCGCCATGGTTACGCTGGCGCAGAATGATCGATGGCTCAAGGCAACCAATAAGCAGGACCCTGGTGTGGGGTTGGATAACAGCCTTCTGATTGGTTTCAGCGTTCATGCTCGCTCTCGTTCggagatgaatgagtgtgtgtgtgggaaggggggtgtgtgggggtgggagagagaaagggcgAGAGTCTTGGAATAGAAATGTAACACATCCTGGCAGTTCCTGTTTAGATgagagaaaatgttaaaaacgtttctttttttttccctttttatttaCCGTGGACAGATATTAGGATGCCGTACTAATCCCTCTAGAGCGTTTCATAGAAAGCAGGTTTGACACAAACCCTTGTTTAGGAGTGTAGTTACGCATCATTTCCTGTCATCACTTGGCATCATGTCAACAGCGGGAGTCATTAATAACAATCAGGCTTTAATCCTTTTctccttgttctctctctctcttttttctttctctttctttctctttctttttctctttctcactgcaGTCTCCCGATAAACAGAGAGCGTTAGAGGAGACTAAAAGCTACACTACTCAATCCCTGGCCAGCGTCGCCTACCTGATCAACACACTCGCCAACAATGTGCTGCAGATGCTCGACATTCAGGCGTCTCAGCTACGCCGCATGGAGTCGTCCATCAACCACAtctcacaggtacacacacacacagacagacacacagacacacatacagacagacagacagacacacacagacagacagacagacacacacacagacacacacacacacacacagacagacacacacacagacacacacacacacacacagacagacacacaggtttGGTGATCTACATGACAAGATATTGTTGAATGAACAGTACACTTTTCTCAGATATCAGAAATAtaactaagtgtgtgtgtgtgtgtgtgtgtgtgtgtgtgtctgtgtgtgtgtgtgtgtgtgtggagcattTACACAAGACAAATGTCCATGATTTTCTATAAGAAGAAGCTCATATACTTTATAGACTTGCTTGGCTTCAAAGTAACAAATTATTGAGACAAAGGTATTGGCACCCTCTAAAAGCAGGtagatgaagtgtgtgtaacTGGTAGCCACAGCGGCCTCACTGAATTTAATTTAGCTATGACGTGAACACgcttggattgtttttttttatattcctgaATAGAACGAATCAGCGCAAACATGAAGAAAACCGGTGCATGAATTTGACAGGAATCATTAGTCATGTAAAGATTGACAAACGAGGCTGAATTTTTTTGCTCACTCTGTAGACGGTGGACATCCATAAAGAGAAGGTGGCCAGGCGTGAGATCGGCATCCTCACTACTAATAAGAATACCTCTCGCACACACAAGATCATTGCTCCGGCCAATCCCGAGAGGCCCGTACGCTACATCCGCAAGCCTATTGACTACAGCCTGCTGGATGACGTAGGACACGGCGTAAAGGTACAGCGACACTGAATGTCACCTTTAACTGCAATACTGGTTTCTTTAAAGCTTCTCTAACCTTGCGGTTTTTAGTTACGTGCTGCTCACGTGTGTTTATCTAATCCTCTGCACGCTCTTATTTAACACTCTGTgtcttttctcctcctctctttgTTGCTTCGTAACAATGTAGTGGTTGTTAAGGTTCAAGGTAAGGTATCTCtttgcatacgtgtgtgtgtgttgttggttTATGAGTAAGGACTGTTTAAGCCACACCTCAATGTTTGAATTTTACAGGTTAACGCCCAGAACATTAAGGCGGGCACGACCCCTCGAACAGGTGCCCCTACCCAGAAACCACCCAGCCCTCCAGGTCCAGGGAAGGGCACCCtcgggtatgtgtgtgtgtgtgcacatgtgtctgtgtgtgtgtgagagagagagagagatagaaagtcTCCATTCATGCTGATTTGATCTGTCGCCTCTAATTTCTTACCTAAAGTCATCTTACCTCAACCAGTTGTgctcattagaatattaggccacgcccattCAGACATGTATTTGTATGGAAATTATTTGCGTGCacgtttttttacatttttttgtttaactgaTCATGACTCTTAGTTCTGAGGAAATCCTCTTTTGTGAATGACCAGTTCACGTGATGCCCCTCACACATTCCCAGGTGTTTCTAAGTTCCACTTTGTAAGTGAATCAGTCCAAACTGATCAGACGCCATTTGTTTCTCTGTTTAGGTTCagagttctgtttattttacagttcaTTCCCTGGATGTTCTGCTCCAGTCCTGGAGTCTCACTCACAAAGCTTTACTGTGTCTTATTCTCTTTTCCTTGTGGACTCTGGGACTTGATTTGTGTTCTCTTCCCCCTGAGCGTGTGCGCTTTTCTCCCTGACAGGCTGCGCTGGAAAACAACCTGTAAATGTTGTCATATGCAGAGTGTCGTGTATTTCATGTGCTTGTGTACTTTAATGCTGATGTTTTGTTCCTGTTGCCCCCCCTTTTTACCGTGTGATCCTCTCTTCATACCCCTGCTTCTTTACACTGTCACTATGGTAACACAGCTGTCCGTCACGGGTTTAAATGATCAGATGTCATTGGGGGGGTCGTTACTATTGCCATCAAGATATGTTAAACTGTAACCCCGCCCCCCTGGCAGGCGCCACTCCCCCTACAGGACGCTTGAACCCGTGCGTCCCCCCGTCGTACCTAATGACTATGTGCCGAGCCCGACCCGCAACACAGCTCCGCCCCTCCAGAGCCCGGCACGCACCACCTCCGTAAATCAGAGGACCCGCAcgtacaggtacacacacacacacacacacacacacaaaacacactcagcACTCATAGAGGCGATATTTTGTCAAGCTTTATCCCTTACTTCTCCATCCTTttcccccctcctctctctctctctctctctctctctctctgtctctctgtctgtctgtctgtctgtctgtctgtctgtctgtctgtgctccATTTGTTGTTaacttgtctgtctttttgtctctcctCGTCCCTGTCGGTGCGTCTTGGTGAAAAATAACTAGCCACTCACTAAAttcctctttccttcttttttctcacTTCGGCTTTTTTCATCCTCTGATCTTTCAAATAGCCATGACACCCTTTAAGAAgatctctttctcccttcctctttctctgtcttattttctttctcttttttcccctcctctcactccttctttttctctttcagcgtctttttcctctttgtctcttttgAGCAGAACTCTTACTCCCAGACTTCTTAAGGGATCAAGCTGAAAGgaagagcgagcgagagcgagatgATATTTCATACAGCTCCCAGCAGCATGTTACTACACGCTCTAAATGGAAAAGGGATAACTGTAGAATAAAATGCACTCGGCACTCGAGTTTCCGGGCTGTAATGTGATCAGTGAATCACGTCCTGGTACACGGTGCTATTTTAAACccttttaaagttttttatttttttttttacaaagctgATTGATTGTCGTGGACCAAAGGTCACCTTCCCAAAAAATCGAGACCTGCTGTAGACTGAAAGTTTTAGCCCAGAGTTAACctgaatttgatttatttattgattcattttattcCCCACCTGTCCACCCCTGATGTGTGCTGGATCATATGTGAGTAGACATTTTAAAATCTCGCTCCGCTGTGTTTTTCCTCTCCGAGTTCAGCAGTGGTAGTAGCGGAGGAAGTCACCCGAGCagtcgcagcagcagcagagagaACAGCGGAAGTGGCAGCGTGGGCGTGCCTATCGCCGTGCCGACCCCGGCCCCTCCCACTGCTTTCCCAGGTTAGCTTTCCGTCAACTTCCTGTTCGGTCTGGCACCCGGACTCTTTGGTGTGTAAGCGTCCTAAAAACCAGCCCTAgggttaaatgtgtgtgtgaaggtatgtgtgtatgatccTGCTTCACGTCCAGTGTTCCACTGACTCCGGGGTGAAGTTTGAAGCttactgaaaaatgaaaaacgttcttatttaaaatgaaaacttttaatGCGAATGTGTTTTTCCCGTAATTGTTGTCTCTTATGACTGACACGTGATCTGCGCTACTCCCtgtgttccttccttcctgacATCTTCCACGTTTTGTGCTCTCTGCTCCTGATCTCTATGTTCTTCCACTCTGCTCCGTCGCTCTGCGGCCTGTTCTGTAGCAGGTACTGCCTCCACCCCTTCGAACCCTCCCAAGCCCCCTCCCAGTGTGTCTATCCCGGCTCCCCCggcacctcctcctcctcctacccCCGAACCCACACCTCCTCCTGCTCCCCCTGAGATCCCAGCTCCCCCACAACTGCCCCCCACCACCGGTACAGCGACCGCGCAAGGTGAGTCGTCCCTTCAGACCAAACGGTTGTGTTCCTGTGCCACATCCTCATTCGGGTTCATCATTAATAGAGAAAACATCTCTGCACCCTCCCTCCATTTTATATCGTTCATGTCTGAGGCTTGACTGGTGTCGAGTCCTACGtcctttgtgctttttttttgcgtGTGTCTCATTTCACTTCTGCATTGATCGTCTTTATTTCCTGCTCCGGAGTGTCGGATATATCAGGCTGTGATTGTCACATTACCCCTCcgtcctctcctcctcctcctcctcctcctccatggATTGTTGGTGTTGTGTgcattttctttaacatttctCATGTTGTGTAAGCAGAGTGGGCTTAAAAGaccaaaaatgacacaaaaatgtgttttctaTTTACACCAAATGTATTCAGTCAGACGTTAGTTAGAATTTCCTATTCTaagttttgcactcaagctCAAAGGATGAAGGTGAACAcagatatatttctgtaaatatctGCGATCAGCTTGGAAGGGTTTATAGATTAGGTTATGTACAAAGATCCTTCCATCTTCATACCTGTATGTTTAAGCTTCCATGTAGACGTACAACAGCATAGATTCACTATAcaggcaaaagtatgtggacgCTTTACCGTCGTTCGTCCCATTCCAGACTCGAgatcttctactccaacctCAACCTCCAACCTGGAGCAGTGTTTCAGCTTCTTAGTTCCACTGAAGGGAAATTAGAAGTCATTCTGTCATAAGCGATGTGCTTATTGAAGGTCCACGTCTGATGGGTTTGACCGTCAGGAGTCCACATAATTTTGGCCATAGACTGTAGATagatgttaatattaatgtttctCAACATGGCATCGTCTGCAGCAAGTATCACATTACTTCTAGGCTACATTGTCTTCTAGTCAAACTCAAAGCTGTAAGAGTCACACACCATGTGTTTATTAGTGTAATCGTATCTACACACCTGGTTCAGTATGCTGGATTCTGAGCCTTCTCATATTCTGTGTTTTAGGAAACGGGCCTCAGTTCTACAGCATGAACAGACCAATAGCGAGGCAAACCGCACCCTCGGTAGGCGGGACTCTGCCGTATTGCAGGCCGTCTTCGGTCACCAATCAGCCGAGCAACGTACCTCAGAATACTCACGCAAACATGAGCCAGACCCAGCTTAACGGAGGACCACACTACAACCAGAACCAAGGTGGGCTGCtcgtttattattttaatactatatcattttttttttacagaagtcACCCTGTCATCCAAAACGAACTTACGTATAAATGGCTTCTGTTTTCTCACACCAACCCTTCGCTGCACTTCTCTCACACTTTACCTTATGTCTGGTAGCCCCCATGGCTCCGC
This window harbors:
- the abi2b gene encoding abl interactor 2b isoform X2, translating into MAELQMLLEEEIPAGRGALLDSYANLERVAEYCESNYIQSPDKQRALEETKSYTTQSLASVAYLINTLANNVLQMLDIQASQLRRMESSINHISQTVDIHKEKVARREIGILTTNKNTSRTHKIIAPANPERPVRYIRKPIDYSLLDDVGHGVKVNAQNIKAGTTPRTGAPTQKPPSPPGPGKGTLGRHSPYRTLEPVRPPVVPNDYVPSPTRNTAPPLQSPARTTSVNQRTRTYSSGSSGGSHPSSRSSSRENSGSGSVGVPIAVPTPAPPTAFPGNGPQFYSMNRPIARQTAPSVGGTLPYCRPSSVTNQPSNVPQNTHANMSQTQLNGGPHYNQNQAPMAPPPPSLLQITPQLPLMGFVARVQETISDAPPPPPPVEEPAFVDSTPPPPPPEDYEDEEGDEDEESAVVEYSDPYAEEDPPWAPRNYLEKVVAIYDYTRDKEDELSFQEGAIIYVIKKNDDGWYEGVMSGTTGLFPGNYVESIMHYAD
- the abi2b gene encoding abl interactor 2b isoform X1 gives rise to the protein MAELQMLLEEEIPAGRGALLDSYANLERVAEYCESNYIQSPDKQRALEETKSYTTQSLASVAYLINTLANNVLQMLDIQASQLRRMESSINHISQTVDIHKEKVARREIGILTTNKNTSRTHKIIAPANPERPVRYIRKPIDYSLLDDVGHGVKWLLRFKVNAQNIKAGTTPRTGAPTQKPPSPPGPGKGTLGRHSPYRTLEPVRPPVVPNDYVPSPTRNTAPPLQSPARTTSVNQRTRTYSSGSSGGSHPSSRSSSRENSGSGSVGVPIAVPTPAPPTAFPGNGPQFYSMNRPIARQTAPSVGGTLPYCRPSSVTNQPSNVPQNTHANMSQTQLNGGPHYNQNQAPMAPPPPSLLQITPQLPLMGFVARVQETISDAPPPPPPVEEPAFVDSTPPPPPPEDYEDEEGDEDEESAVVEYSDPYAEEDPPWAPRNYLEKVVAIYDYTRDKEDELSFQEGAIIYVIKKNDDGWYEGVMSGTTGLFPGNYVESIMHYAD
- the abi2b gene encoding abl interactor 2b isoform X3; this encodes MAELQMLLEEEIPAGRGALLDSYANLERVAEYCESNYIQSPDKQRALEETKSYTTQSLASVAYLINTLANNVLQMLDIQASQLRRMESSINHISQTVDIHKEKVARREIGILTTNKNTSRTHKIIAPANPERPVRYIRKPIDYSLLDDVGHGVKWLLRFKVNAQNIKAGTTPRTGAPTQKPPSPPGPGKGTLGSGSSGGSHPSSRSSSRENSGSGSVGVPIAVPTPAPPTAFPGNGPQFYSMNRPIARQTAPSVGGTLPYCRPSSVTNQPSNVPQNTHANMSQTQLNGGPHYNQNQAPMAPPPPSLLQITPQLPLMGFVARVQETISDAPPPPPPVEEPAFVDSTPPPPPPEDYEDEEGDEDEESAVVEYSDPYAEEDPPWAPRNYLEKVVAIYDYTRDKEDELSFQEGAIIYVIKKNDDGWYEGVMSGTTGLFPGNYVESIMHYAD
- the abi2b gene encoding abl interactor 2b isoform X4 produces the protein MAELQMLLEEEIPAGRGALLDSYANLERVAEYCESNYIQSPDKQRALEETKSYTTQSLASVAYLINTLANNVLQMLDIQASQLRRMESSINHISQTVDIHKEKVARREIGILTTNKNTSRTHKIIAPANPERPVRYIRKPIDYSLLDDVGHGVKVNAQNIKAGTTPRTGAPTQKPPSPPGPGKGTLGSGSSGGSHPSSRSSSRENSGSGSVGVPIAVPTPAPPTAFPGNGPQFYSMNRPIARQTAPSVGGTLPYCRPSSVTNQPSNVPQNTHANMSQTQLNGGPHYNQNQAPMAPPPPSLLQITPQLPLMGFVARVQETISDAPPPPPPVEEPAFVDSTPPPPPPEDYEDEEGDEDEESAVVEYSDPYAEEDPPWAPRNYLEKVVAIYDYTRDKEDELSFQEGAIIYVIKKNDDGWYEGVMSGTTGLFPGNYVESIMHYAD